One Deltaproteobacteria bacterium genomic window, CAAGCCTTAAGGGAGATGAAACGGGCCGCATAGGGGAAATCGTCCCGGAAATCCGTTCTCATCCACAATTATCTTCAGTTGTCAAAGAACAGAACAACAAAAAACTTTTAAAAACCTTATTTTTCAGGACGAACTAAGTAAGTTAAAAGAATAATTTTTGAAACGTTAAGCATAAATGGAAATAACTACAGACATATATCTTGGAGACAGCAAGGAACAGTTAAAACTACTTCCAGACAACTCGGTTGATCTTGTTGTAACATCACCGCCTTACGCAGACCAGCGAAAAAATACATACGGTGGCATTAGCCACGACAAGTATGTGGAGTGGTTTTTGCCTATTTCCGAACAGCTATTACGTGTCCTAAAGCCAACAGGAACCTTTGTCTTAAACATCAAGGAAAAAGTAGTTGAAGGGGAGCGCAGTACCTATGTAATGGAGCTTATTTTAGAAATGCGTAAACAGGGATGGTTGTGGACAGAAGAATTTATTTGGCATAAGAAAAATTGCTATCCGGGTAAATGGCCTAACCGTTTTCGTGATGCTTGGGAAAGGCTGCTACAATTCAATAAAAACAGGAAATTCAATATGTATCAGGAAGAAGTAATGGTTCCAATGGGCGACTGGGCAAATTCAAGACTAAAAAACCTTTCTGACACCGATAAAACTCGTGACAACTCAAAAGTAGGAAGTGGATTTGGTAAAAACATTTCAAACTGGCTTGACAGAGATAAAGCTTACCCAACAAACGTTTTGCATTTAGCAACCGAATGTAACAATAAAGACCACAGCGCAGCCTTTCCGGAAGAATTGCCTGAATGGTTCATCAAACTTTTTACAAAAGAGTATGGCACTGTTCTTGACCCATTTATGGGTTCAGGAACAACTTTAATTGTCGCAAACCGAATGAAACGAAATTCAATAGGCATCGATATCGTTCCAGAGTATTGTGAAATGGTGAGAAAGCAATTGAAACCCGTTGAATTATATTTATTTGAGCCAAAGGAAAATTATGGAAAAACTAAACCTAAAAGACGTACTTCAGTACGTTGAACAAAATATCGGGACATTTCACCAAAAACGTATTCAAAGCCTTGATGGATTAAAGTTGTCGCTGGTTCTTAAACGAAAAAATCCGTATCTGTTCAAAGCAAAATATATGTTGACTGCTGAACAGATTGTAAAAGGCTTGGTGGACGCACATATCTCATCGAACGAAGAAACTATTTTTGGCGATTGGCTGGAAGGACTTGCTATTTTCATCAACGATAAGGTTTACGGTGGTCGTAAATCAGGCATTACAGGCATTGACCTTGAATTTGACAGCCACGGAACAAGAAACATCGTAACAATCAAATCGGGACCAAATTGGGGCAACAGTTCACAAATTGCGAAAATGGTAGCAGACTTCAAGACTGCTAAAAAGACGCTGAGAACCAGTAACTCAC contains:
- a CDS encoding PmeII family type II restriction endonuclease, which codes for MEKLNLKDVLQYVEQNIGTFHQKRIQSLDGLKLSLVLKRKNPYLFKAKYMLTAEQIVKGLVDAHISSNEETIFGDWLEGLAIFINDKVYGGRKSGITGIDLEFDSHGTRNIVTIKSGPNWGNSSQIAKMVADFKTAKKTLRTSNSQLSIVAVNGCCYGRDNKPDKGDYFKYCGQHFWEFISGDSELFTEIIEPLGYKAKEKNDDFVKSYSQMINKFTKEFSNIFCKDNGEIDWDKLVRFNSATAEPKK
- a CDS encoding site-specific DNA-methyltransferase, with the translated sequence MEITTDIYLGDSKEQLKLLPDNSVDLVVTSPPYADQRKNTYGGISHDKYVEWFLPISEQLLRVLKPTGTFVLNIKEKVVEGERSTYVMELILEMRKQGWLWTEEFIWHKKNCYPGKWPNRFRDAWERLLQFNKNRKFNMYQEEVMVPMGDWANSRLKNLSDTDKTRDNSKVGSGFGKNISNWLDRDKAYPTNVLHLATECNNKDHSAAFPEELPEWFIKLFTKEYGTVLDPFMGSGTTLIVANRMKRNSIGIDIVPEYCEMVRKQLKPVELYLFEPKENYGKTKPKRRTSVR